In Pithys albifrons albifrons isolate INPA30051 chromosome 6, PitAlb_v1, whole genome shotgun sequence, a single genomic region encodes these proteins:
- the HIF1A gene encoding hypoxia-inducible factor 1-alpha isoform X1 has protein sequence MDSPGGVTDKKRISSERRKEKSRDAARCRRSKESEVFYELAHQLPLPHTVSAHLDKASIMRLTISYLRMRKLLDAGELETEAKMEKELNCFYLKALDGFVMVLSEDGDMIYMSENVNKCMGLTQFELTGHSVFDFTHPCDHEELREMLTHRNGPVKKGKEQNTERSFFLRMKCTLTSRGRTVNIKSATWKVLHCTGHIRVYDTCGNQTHCGYKKPPMTCLVLICEPIPHPSNIEVPLDSKTFLSRHSLDMKFSYCDERITELMGYEPEELLGRSIYEYYHALDSDHLTKTHHDMFTKGQVTTGQYRMLAKQGGYVWVETQATVIYNTKNSQPQCIVCVNYVLSGIVQKDLIFSLGQTECMLKPVESPDMKMTKIFSKDDLDDTNSLFEKLKQEPDALTVLAPAAGDTIISLDFSSNESDEQQCDEVPLYNDVMLPSSSEKLQNINMAMSPLPASESTKPLRSNADPALNREVVLKLEPNTEPLELSFTMPQVQEQPTSPSDASTSQSSPEPSSPNDYCFDVDNDMANEFKLELVEKLFAIDTEAKNPFSTQETDLDLEMLAPYIPMDDDFQLRSFDQLSPLESSSSSSQSAATITIFQQTQTPSSPAEEIKPAAERADDVKTIIVPSSPVHVGSETSSAPASPYGGNRSRTASPIRAGKGTVDQTEKPSPGAPSLLTVTLNKRSTALDEELNPKMLALHNAQRKRKMEHDGSLFQAVGIGSLFQQTGDRGGNASLAWKRVKGCKTNGHNGVEQKTIILLSTDIASKLLGQSMDESGLPQLTSYDCEVNAPIQGNRNLLQGEELLRALDQVN, from the exons GATCAGCTCTGAACGCAGAAAAGAGAAGTCCCGAGACGCAGCGCGGTGCCGAAGGAGCAAGGAGTCGGAAGTGTTCTATGAACTGGCTCACCAGCTGCCTCTGCCGCACACCGTGAGCGCACACCTGGACAAGGCGTCCATCATGAGGCTGACCATCAGCTACCTGCGCATGAGGAAGCTGCTGGATGCTG GTGAGCTGGAGACAGAAGCCAAAATGGAGAAGGAACTGAACTGTTTCTACTTGAAAGCTCTTGATGGATTTGTCATGGTTCTGTCCGAAGATGGGGACATGATTTACATGTCTGAAAACGTGAACAAGTGTATGGGACTCACTCAG TTTGAGTTGACGGGGCACAGTGTGTTTGATTTCACTCATCCATGTGACCATGAAGAGCTGAGAGAAATGCTTACACACAGAAATg GTCCTGTGAAAAAGGGCAAAGAGCAAAACACGGAGCGCAGCTTTTTTCTCAGAATGAAGTGTACACTGACTAGCAGGGGAAGAACAGTGAATATAAAGTCTGCTACATGGAAG GTGCTCCACTGCACTGGACACATCCGTGTGTACGACACGTGTGGTAACCAAACCCACTGCGGCTACAAAAAGCCTCCCATGACATGTCTGGTGTTGATCTGTGAACCCATTCCTCATCCATCAAACATTGAGGTCCCCTTGGACAGCAAAACGTTCCTCAGTCGTCACAGTCTTGACATGAAATTTTCCTATTGTGATGAAAg AATTACAGAGCTGATGGGGTATGAGCCAGAGGAGCTCCTGGGCCGTTCAATCTATGAGTACTATCATGCACTGGATTCTGATCATCTGACCAAAACACACCACGACA TGTTCACAAAAGGGCAGGTGACAACAGGACAGTACAGAATGCTGGCAAAACAAGGTGGCTACGTCTGGGTTGAAACTCAAGCAACTGTTATATACAACACTAAGAATTCTCAGCCACAGTGCATAGTGTGTGTAAACTATGTGTTGAG TGGAATTGTTCAGAAGgacttaattttttcccttggaCAAACTGAGTGTATGCTGAAACCAGTGGAGTCTCCTGATATGAAAATGACCAAAATATTCAGTAAAGATGACCTGGATGATACCAACAGCCTATTTGAAAAACTTAAACAGGAACCAGATGCTTTAACTGTGCTGGCCCCAGCTGCTGGAGACACAATTATCTCTCTAGATTTCAGCAGTAATG agtCTGATGAACAACAATGTGATGAAGTTCCTTTGTATAATGATGTAATGCTCCCCTCATCCAGTGAGAAATTGCAGAATATAAATATGGCAATGTCCCCACTACCTGCCTCTGAAAGTACAAAGCCACTTCGTAGCAATGCTGATCCTGCACTCAATAGAGAAGTTGTATTAAAACTGGAGCCAAACACAGAGCCACTCGAACTTTCTTTTACCATGCCTCAGGTGCAAGAGCAACCAACCAGCCCTTCTGATGCAAGTACCAGCCAAAGTTCACCTGAG CCCAGTAGTCCCAATGACTACTGCTTTGACGTGGATAATGATATGGCAAATGAATTCAAACTGGAACTAGTGGAGAAACTCTTTGCCATAGATACTGAAGCAAAAAATCCATTCTCTACTCAG GAAACCGATCTAGATTTGGAGATGTTGGCTCCTTACATCCCGATGGATGATGACTTCCAGCTGCGATCCTTTGATCAGCTCTCTccactggaaagcagctcttccAGCTCTCAGAGTGCAGCCACCATTACCATATTTCAGCAGACTCAGACACCATCAAGTCCTGCTGAGGAGATAAAACCGGCGGCGGAACGTGCGGATGATGTGAAGACAATAATTGTTCCTTCGTCCCCTGTGCACGTGGGCAGCGAAACGAGTAGTGCCCCGGCGTCGCCTTATGGTGGGAACAGAAGTCGAACTGCCTCTCCaatcagagcaggaaaaggaacAGTGGATCAGACGGAAAAACCTTCTCCAGGAGCACCCAGCTTGCTAACAGTCACTCTGAACAAAAG ATCTACTGCACTGGATGAAGAACTAAATCCAAAGATGCTAGCTTTGCATAATGCTCAGAGAAAACGAAAAATGGAACATGATGGTTCACTTTTTCAGGCAGTTGGAATT ggATCTTTATTCCAGCAGACAGGTGACCGTGGGGGAAATGCATCACTTGCTTGGAAACGTGTAAAGGGATGCAAAACAAATGGTCATAATGGAGTGGAGCAAAAGACAATCATTCTACTATCAACTG ACATAGCAAGTAAACTTCTAGGGCAGTCGATGGATGAGAGTGGACTCCCCCAGCTCACGAGTTACGACTGCGAAGTAAATGCTCCCATACAAGGCAACAGAAACCTGCTACAGGGTGAAGAACTGCTCAGAGCTCTGGATCAAGTTAACTGA
- the HIF1A gene encoding hypoxia-inducible factor 1-alpha isoform X2: MTLGTAKMAQERRISSERRKEKSRDAARCRRSKESEVFYELAHQLPLPHTVSAHLDKASIMRLTISYLRMRKLLDAGELETEAKMEKELNCFYLKALDGFVMVLSEDGDMIYMSENVNKCMGLTQFELTGHSVFDFTHPCDHEELREMLTHRNGPVKKGKEQNTERSFFLRMKCTLTSRGRTVNIKSATWKVLHCTGHIRVYDTCGNQTHCGYKKPPMTCLVLICEPIPHPSNIEVPLDSKTFLSRHSLDMKFSYCDERITELMGYEPEELLGRSIYEYYHALDSDHLTKTHHDMFTKGQVTTGQYRMLAKQGGYVWVETQATVIYNTKNSQPQCIVCVNYVLSGIVQKDLIFSLGQTECMLKPVESPDMKMTKIFSKDDLDDTNSLFEKLKQEPDALTVLAPAAGDTIISLDFSSNESDEQQCDEVPLYNDVMLPSSSEKLQNINMAMSPLPASESTKPLRSNADPALNREVVLKLEPNTEPLELSFTMPQVQEQPTSPSDASTSQSSPEPSSPNDYCFDVDNDMANEFKLELVEKLFAIDTEAKNPFSTQETDLDLEMLAPYIPMDDDFQLRSFDQLSPLESSSSSSQSAATITIFQQTQTPSSPAEEIKPAAERADDVKTIIVPSSPVHVGSETSSAPASPYGGNRSRTASPIRAGKGTVDQTEKPSPGAPSLLTVTLNKRSTALDEELNPKMLALHNAQRKRKMEHDGSLFQAVGIGSLFQQTGDRGGNASLAWKRVKGCKTNGHNGVEQKTIILLSTDIASKLLGQSMDESGLPQLTSYDCEVNAPIQGNRNLLQGEELLRALDQVN, encoded by the exons GATCAGCTCTGAACGCAGAAAAGAGAAGTCCCGAGACGCAGCGCGGTGCCGAAGGAGCAAGGAGTCGGAAGTGTTCTATGAACTGGCTCACCAGCTGCCTCTGCCGCACACCGTGAGCGCACACCTGGACAAGGCGTCCATCATGAGGCTGACCATCAGCTACCTGCGCATGAGGAAGCTGCTGGATGCTG GTGAGCTGGAGACAGAAGCCAAAATGGAGAAGGAACTGAACTGTTTCTACTTGAAAGCTCTTGATGGATTTGTCATGGTTCTGTCCGAAGATGGGGACATGATTTACATGTCTGAAAACGTGAACAAGTGTATGGGACTCACTCAG TTTGAGTTGACGGGGCACAGTGTGTTTGATTTCACTCATCCATGTGACCATGAAGAGCTGAGAGAAATGCTTACACACAGAAATg GTCCTGTGAAAAAGGGCAAAGAGCAAAACACGGAGCGCAGCTTTTTTCTCAGAATGAAGTGTACACTGACTAGCAGGGGAAGAACAGTGAATATAAAGTCTGCTACATGGAAG GTGCTCCACTGCACTGGACACATCCGTGTGTACGACACGTGTGGTAACCAAACCCACTGCGGCTACAAAAAGCCTCCCATGACATGTCTGGTGTTGATCTGTGAACCCATTCCTCATCCATCAAACATTGAGGTCCCCTTGGACAGCAAAACGTTCCTCAGTCGTCACAGTCTTGACATGAAATTTTCCTATTGTGATGAAAg AATTACAGAGCTGATGGGGTATGAGCCAGAGGAGCTCCTGGGCCGTTCAATCTATGAGTACTATCATGCACTGGATTCTGATCATCTGACCAAAACACACCACGACA TGTTCACAAAAGGGCAGGTGACAACAGGACAGTACAGAATGCTGGCAAAACAAGGTGGCTACGTCTGGGTTGAAACTCAAGCAACTGTTATATACAACACTAAGAATTCTCAGCCACAGTGCATAGTGTGTGTAAACTATGTGTTGAG TGGAATTGTTCAGAAGgacttaattttttcccttggaCAAACTGAGTGTATGCTGAAACCAGTGGAGTCTCCTGATATGAAAATGACCAAAATATTCAGTAAAGATGACCTGGATGATACCAACAGCCTATTTGAAAAACTTAAACAGGAACCAGATGCTTTAACTGTGCTGGCCCCAGCTGCTGGAGACACAATTATCTCTCTAGATTTCAGCAGTAATG agtCTGATGAACAACAATGTGATGAAGTTCCTTTGTATAATGATGTAATGCTCCCCTCATCCAGTGAGAAATTGCAGAATATAAATATGGCAATGTCCCCACTACCTGCCTCTGAAAGTACAAAGCCACTTCGTAGCAATGCTGATCCTGCACTCAATAGAGAAGTTGTATTAAAACTGGAGCCAAACACAGAGCCACTCGAACTTTCTTTTACCATGCCTCAGGTGCAAGAGCAACCAACCAGCCCTTCTGATGCAAGTACCAGCCAAAGTTCACCTGAG CCCAGTAGTCCCAATGACTACTGCTTTGACGTGGATAATGATATGGCAAATGAATTCAAACTGGAACTAGTGGAGAAACTCTTTGCCATAGATACTGAAGCAAAAAATCCATTCTCTACTCAG GAAACCGATCTAGATTTGGAGATGTTGGCTCCTTACATCCCGATGGATGATGACTTCCAGCTGCGATCCTTTGATCAGCTCTCTccactggaaagcagctcttccAGCTCTCAGAGTGCAGCCACCATTACCATATTTCAGCAGACTCAGACACCATCAAGTCCTGCTGAGGAGATAAAACCGGCGGCGGAACGTGCGGATGATGTGAAGACAATAATTGTTCCTTCGTCCCCTGTGCACGTGGGCAGCGAAACGAGTAGTGCCCCGGCGTCGCCTTATGGTGGGAACAGAAGTCGAACTGCCTCTCCaatcagagcaggaaaaggaacAGTGGATCAGACGGAAAAACCTTCTCCAGGAGCACCCAGCTTGCTAACAGTCACTCTGAACAAAAG ATCTACTGCACTGGATGAAGAACTAAATCCAAAGATGCTAGCTTTGCATAATGCTCAGAGAAAACGAAAAATGGAACATGATGGTTCACTTTTTCAGGCAGTTGGAATT ggATCTTTATTCCAGCAGACAGGTGACCGTGGGGGAAATGCATCACTTGCTTGGAAACGTGTAAAGGGATGCAAAACAAATGGTCATAATGGAGTGGAGCAAAAGACAATCATTCTACTATCAACTG ACATAGCAAGTAAACTTCTAGGGCAGTCGATGGATGAGAGTGGACTCCCCCAGCTCACGAGTTACGACTGCGAAGTAAATGCTCCCATACAAGGCAACAGAAACCTGCTACAGGGTGAAGAACTGCTCAGAGCTCTGGATCAAGTTAACTGA
- the SNAPC1 gene encoding snRNA-activating protein complex subunit 1 isoform X2 gives MSRGVSAVPGLQADFEELLGAFQQADTVRFERFAELWRERRFHTVYYGRIRALERNKLTKKTLELAQQYFLPPYAFQIRVGALYLLYGLYNTQLCQPKQKIRIALKDWPEIQKFQQDLIDSQHYDAAYVFRTLRLARAFHFTAMPKLLNYRTKKKIEENEFKEEFKDPSNRVNSLITNDVLEELMNIHDHYQKMKCVISADKSQADKSLSLIKDDFVVTLKDITLEHQEWQQNRMKLFLNAKETDETEKKKKEETSLESEGSERANALARIKYRSYSAVAEASKSRRHRQVKLESSESEKSPSRSRRTRGRSPPARRRASPEGRGEMQVAKETVTQHIGMPVITEENSDEEVSLPKRKRRC, from the exons ATGAGCCGAGGGGTGAGCGCCGTGCCGGGGCTGCAGGCGGACTTCGAGGAGCTGCTCGGCGCCTTCCAGCAGGCCGACACCGTCCGCTTCGAGCGCTTCGCCGAGCTGTGGAGGGAGCGCCGCTTCCACACCGTGTACTA tggTAGAATAAGGGCCCTGGAGAGGAATAAGCTCACAAAGAAGACTTTAGAACTGGCCCAGCAGTACTTCTTGCCCCCATATGCCTTCCAGATCCGAGTTGGTGCTCTGTACCTTTTGTATGGGCTCTATAACACCCAGCTTTGTCAGCCAAAACAAAAG ATCAGAATTGCACTCAAGGACTGGCCTGAAATCCAGAAATTTCAGCAGGATCTGATAGACTCCCAGCATTATGATGCAGCATATGTTTTCAGGACACTGCGACTTGCCAGAGCATTCCATTTCACAGCAATGCCAAAGCTA CTGAACTACAGAACTAAGAAGAAGATTGAGGAAAATGAATTTAAAGAAGAGTTTAAGGACCCAAGTAACAGAGTAAACAGCCTCATCACTAATGATGTACTGGAG gaaCTGATGAATATTCATGACCACTATCAGAAAATGAAGTGTGTCATTTCAGCAGACAAATCCCAGGCAGACAAGTCCTTGAGCTTGATAAAAGATGACTTTGTAGTTACTCTTAAAGACATAACCTTGGAGCATCAGGAATGGCAGCAGAACAGGATG aaGTTATTCTTAAATGCTAAAGAAActgatgaaacagaaaagaagaagaaagaagagactTCGCTGGAATCAGAG GGTTCTGAAAGAGCAAATGCCCTGGCCAGAATCAAATACAGGTCTTACTCTGCAGTTGCTGAG GCTTCCAAATCCAGAAGACATCGTCAAGTAAAATTAGAATCTTCTGAATCAGAGAAGTCTCCAAGCCGAAGTAGAAGGACCAGAGGGAGATCACCACCAGCAAGGAGAAGAGCTTCTCCAGAAGGCAGAG GTGAAATGCAGGTGGCAAAGGAAACTGTTACTCAGCATATTGGGATGCCAGTAATTACAGAGGAGAACTCGGATGAAGAAG TATCTCTCcccaagaggaaaagaagatgCTAG
- the SNAPC1 gene encoding snRNA-activating protein complex subunit 1 isoform X1, with translation MSRGVSAVPGLQADFEELLGAFQQADTVRFERFAELWRERRFHTVYYGRIRALERNKLTKKTLELAQQYFLPPYAFQIRVGALYLLYGLYNTQLCQPKQKIRIALKDWPEIQKFQQDLIDSQHYDAAYVFRTLRLARAFHFTAMPKLLNYRTKKKIEENEFKEEFKDPSNRVNSLITNDVLEELMNIHDHYQKMKCVISADKSQADKSLSLIKDDFVVTLKDITLEHQEWQQNRMKLFLNAKETDETEKKKKEETSLESEGSERANALARIKYRSYSAVAEASKSRRHRQVKLESSESEKSPSRSRRTRGRSPPARRRASPEGRGEMQVAKETVTQHIGMPVITEENSDEEEVSLPKRKRRC, from the exons ATGAGCCGAGGGGTGAGCGCCGTGCCGGGGCTGCAGGCGGACTTCGAGGAGCTGCTCGGCGCCTTCCAGCAGGCCGACACCGTCCGCTTCGAGCGCTTCGCCGAGCTGTGGAGGGAGCGCCGCTTCCACACCGTGTACTA tggTAGAATAAGGGCCCTGGAGAGGAATAAGCTCACAAAGAAGACTTTAGAACTGGCCCAGCAGTACTTCTTGCCCCCATATGCCTTCCAGATCCGAGTTGGTGCTCTGTACCTTTTGTATGGGCTCTATAACACCCAGCTTTGTCAGCCAAAACAAAAG ATCAGAATTGCACTCAAGGACTGGCCTGAAATCCAGAAATTTCAGCAGGATCTGATAGACTCCCAGCATTATGATGCAGCATATGTTTTCAGGACACTGCGACTTGCCAGAGCATTCCATTTCACAGCAATGCCAAAGCTA CTGAACTACAGAACTAAGAAGAAGATTGAGGAAAATGAATTTAAAGAAGAGTTTAAGGACCCAAGTAACAGAGTAAACAGCCTCATCACTAATGATGTACTGGAG gaaCTGATGAATATTCATGACCACTATCAGAAAATGAAGTGTGTCATTTCAGCAGACAAATCCCAGGCAGACAAGTCCTTGAGCTTGATAAAAGATGACTTTGTAGTTACTCTTAAAGACATAACCTTGGAGCATCAGGAATGGCAGCAGAACAGGATG aaGTTATTCTTAAATGCTAAAGAAActgatgaaacagaaaagaagaagaaagaagagactTCGCTGGAATCAGAG GGTTCTGAAAGAGCAAATGCCCTGGCCAGAATCAAATACAGGTCTTACTCTGCAGTTGCTGAG GCTTCCAAATCCAGAAGACATCGTCAAGTAAAATTAGAATCTTCTGAATCAGAGAAGTCTCCAAGCCGAAGTAGAAGGACCAGAGGGAGATCACCACCAGCAAGGAGAAGAGCTTCTCCAGAAGGCAGAG GTGAAATGCAGGTGGCAAAGGAAACTGTTACTCAGCATATTGGGATGCCAGTAATTACAGAGGAGAACTCGGATGAAGAAG aagTATCTCTCcccaagaggaaaagaagatgCTAG